The Budorcas taxicolor isolate Tak-1 chromosome 2, Takin1.1, whole genome shotgun sequence genome window below encodes:
- the CTLA4 gene encoding cytotoxic T-lymphocyte protein 4: MACSGFQSHGTWRTSRTWPCTALFFLLFIPVFSKGMNVTQPPVVLASSRGVASFTCEYESSGKADEVRVTVLRKAGSQVTEVCAGTYMVEDELTFLDDSSCIGTSRGNKVNLTIQGLRAMDTGLYVCKVELMYPPPYYMGEGNGTQIYVIDPEPCPDSDFLLWILAAVSSGLFFYSFLITAVSLSKMLKKRSPLTTGVYVKMPPTEPECEKQFQPYFIPIN; the protein is encoded by the exons ATGGCTTGCTCTGGATTCCAGAGTCATGGGACTTGGCGGACTTCTCGGACCTGGCCCTGCACTGccctgttttttcttctcttcattccTGTTTTCTCTAAAG GGATGAATGTGACCCAGCCTCCAGTGGTGCTGGCTAGCAGCCGGGGTGTTGCCAGCTTCACATGTGAATATGAGTCTTCAGGCAAAGCTGATGAGGTCCGGGTGACAGTGCTGCGGAAGGCAGGCAGCCAGGTGACCGAAGTCTGTGCTGGGACCTACATGGTGGAGGATGAGCTAACCTTCCTGGATGATTCCAGTTGCATTGGCACCTCCAGAGGAAACAAAGTGAACCTCACCATCCAAGGGCTGAGGGCCATGGACACTGGGCTCTATGTCTGCAAAGTGGAGCTCATGTACCCGCCGCCCTACTACATGGGCGAGGGCAATGGAACCCAGATTTATGTCATTG ATCCAGAACCATGCCCGGATTCTGATTTTCTCCTCTGGATCCTGGCAGCAGTTAGTTCAGGGTTGTTTTTCTACAGCTTCCTCATCACAGCTGTTTCTTTGAGCAAAATG CTAAAGAAAAGAAGCCCTCTTACTACAGGGGTCTATGTGAAAATGCCCCCAACAGAGCCAGAATGTGAAAAGCAATTTCAGCCTTATTTTATTCCCATCAATTGA